The following are from one region of the Candidatus Poribacteria bacterium genome:
- a CDS encoding DUF1349 domain-containing protein, whose protein sequence is MPVVIPRLVVEVFQHTNFRGRMGYVVEPVPFTRDIGFQDNISSVRVYKGPNFSSNPNYKVILYQHRNFRGKKLALGPGFYPNLHDTAYNFADRISSINFGSTLEVVGPEWGTIPLIVDCYEHVEFRGRKITILRDIANLRDAQGRTWFEDRISSIRIFKGPDFPSHGAEVVFYEHPDFEGMALPIRMEPSEYKKELPNLHLLPQNFGDSISAVKIEGWASSGEFTEMVFEDEFIGNRMRPEWRWEDPKGGGSWAERQGYLEMRTEPGQDLWHGPDGRSGDMSAPRLLMEVPGDFAIETRMRISSQLKEHGGLLVWKNPNRFLRLEKTSGPHAFRGDVRFERHVGRSFHLRGRSSGLRKARELFLRMERRGNQFSAFASGDGIQWKSCGQTNVGMGNSVHVGLHSLCPGNIPPTLTRFDFFRVFKRKSEVAEYRPIVAEQHGQMSDEERERQIADRRERAMRDMF, encoded by the coding sequence ATGCCAGTCGTCATACCGCGCCTCGTTGTTGAAGTGTTCCAACATACAAATTTTCGGGGCAGAATGGGATATGTCGTAGAGCCTGTTCCTTTTACACGAGACATCGGATTTCAAGACAATATTTCTTCTGTTCGGGTCTATAAGGGTCCGAATTTCTCATCGAATCCGAACTACAAAGTTATCCTTTACCAGCATCGCAACTTCCGCGGTAAAAAATTGGCACTCGGACCTGGGTTTTATCCGAATCTGCACGATACTGCTTACAACTTCGCAGACAGAATCTCATCAATCAACTTCGGTTCTACGCTGGAAGTGGTTGGCCCGGAGTGGGGGACTATCCCGCTGATCGTGGACTGCTACGAGCACGTCGAATTCCGGGGTAGAAAAATAACCATCCTGCGCGATATAGCCAACCTACGAGATGCCCAAGGCAGGACTTGGTTTGAAGACAGAATTTCATCAATTCGTATCTTCAAAGGACCCGACTTCCCCTCACACGGGGCGGAGGTCGTCTTTTACGAACACCCTGACTTTGAGGGCATGGCCTTACCCATCCGTATGGAACCCTCGGAATACAAAAAGGAGCTACCGAACCTCCATTTATTACCCCAAAACTTCGGGGATTCTATCTCGGCTGTGAAGATTGAAGGATGGGCATCTTCTGGTGAATTCACAGAGATGGTATTTGAAGATGAATTCATCGGAAACCGTATGCGTCCAGAATGGCGATGGGAGGATCCGAAAGGCGGTGGTTCCTGGGCAGAACGCCAAGGCTACTTAGAAATGCGGACTGAACCCGGACAAGACCTTTGGCACGGTCCAGATGGCAGAAGCGGCGATATGAGTGCCCCGCGTCTTCTCATGGAAGTTCCTGGAGACTTCGCCATTGAAACCCGCATGCGAATCTCGTCTCAACTCAAGGAACACGGTGGTTTATTAGTTTGGAAAAATCCGAACCGATTCCTTCGACTTGAGAAAACCTCGGGACCCCATGCCTTTAGAGGGGATGTCCGATTTGAACGTCACGTTGGACGCTCATTTCATTTACGCGGACGCAGCAGTGGACTCAGAAAGGCACGTGAACTCTTTTTACGTATGGAACGCAGAGGAAACCAGTTCTCAGCTTTCGCCAGTGGCGATGGCATCCAATGGAAAAGCTGCGGACAAACGAATGTTGGTATGGGAAATTCGGTGCATGTTGGACTACATTCACTATGTCCGGGGAACATTCCACCAACCTTGACCCGTTTCGATTTCTTCCGAGTGTTCAAGCGCAAAAGTGAGGTTGCTGAATATCGTCCCATTGTCGCTGAACAACACGGTCAGATGTCTGACGAAGAGCGTGAACGTCAAATCGCCGATCGGCGCGAACGTGCCATGCGCGATATGTTTTAG
- a CDS encoding LamG domain-containing protein has product MCVKNNVHFQSRHFVENSRSLTFFANAKRAFVLLLLACLLWNAQPADAITGAVEDGLIAYWSFDKDTVKIKTEAVDILSGLAAAVHGDPELAPAGDCKVGECVLFDGSVDRFLVEDSTPPKIDRDWEEITLECWVYINALDDSWNRIISLDDMPSNTAVASLYYDDDDNQHGFFVRAGGKSTVAAQDNVLEDIPLEEWLHLVGTYDGATVHYYVNGKQEKKYAMKGGKLPKGGLLLGIGDRSDGCDCDTIQGYIDEFRIYDRVLSAAEVQNNMKATGLDVSPSSSKLSVTWGHIKARRR; this is encoded by the coding sequence ATGTGTGTAAAGAACAATGTCCATTTTCAGAGCAGACATTTTGTGGAAAATTCGCGATCCCTTACATTTTTTGCGAATGCCAAACGCGCATTCGTCCTGCTCCTCCTCGCGTGCCTCCTATGGAACGCCCAGCCTGCCGATGCCATTACTGGTGCGGTTGAAGATGGTTTGATCGCCTATTGGTCCTTTGACAAAGACACGGTAAAGATAAAAACTGAGGCGGTCGATATCTTGTCAGGACTCGCTGCTGCCGTCCACGGGGATCCTGAACTCGCACCTGCCGGCGACTGTAAAGTGGGCGAGTGCGTCCTTTTTGATGGCAGTGTTGACCGCTTCCTCGTCGAAGACTCAACCCCACCGAAAATCGATCGTGACTGGGAGGAAATTACGCTGGAATGCTGGGTCTATATCAACGCCTTGGACGACAGTTGGAACCGGATTATCTCACTTGACGATATGCCATCGAACACCGCAGTCGCGAGTCTCTATTACGACGATGACGACAACCAACACGGGTTTTTCGTCAGAGCGGGCGGCAAATCAACGGTGGCAGCACAGGACAATGTCTTGGAGGACATTCCACTTGAGGAGTGGTTGCACCTCGTAGGCACCTATGATGGCGCAACGGTTCACTATTATGTGAATGGAAAACAGGAAAAAAAGTATGCCATGAAGGGGGGAAAACTACCAAAAGGGGGACTCCTTCTCGGCATAGGGGACCGGTCAGATGGCTGTGATTGCGATACAATCCAAGGATATATTGACGAATTTCGTATCTATGATCGTGTTCTGAGCGCAGCGGAAGTTCAGAACAACATGAAAGCCACAGGGCTTGATGTCAGTCCTTCTTCAAGTAAACTGAGCGTTACATGGGGACATATCAAAGCAAGACGGAGATAG
- a CDS encoding Gfo/Idh/MocA family oxidoreductase, which yields METIGIGVIGCGGMGRSLATSADAVEGIEVISVSDVQAALAEKLATDLSVSYTLDYHELLADNRIRAVLIASPPFMHSPMAVDAANAGKHVFSEKPMAPTLEACDAMIAAAADNGVKLTIGLVCRYHGTHSVVREIVQSGELGAPACMMVHRIGGPWSSGYSHTPWRLERAKSGGTLMEINAHEIDFMRWTCGDVTAVYAAGGQYGPDKSDYPDVVLASLQFANGAVGLLHSSHVSAVGGYGGRVDCEGGSIYFPQTWGGDATIQIKPFEGEGREIKVADINVPPPVQEEIRVFVDAIRNDTQPPITGLDGRAAAEIALAAYQSVESGQSVPLPL from the coding sequence ATGGAAACGATTGGAATTGGTGTTATCGGATGCGGCGGCATGGGCAGAAGCCTTGCCACCAGTGCAGACGCTGTTGAGGGAATAGAGGTCATCTCCGTCAGCGATGTGCAAGCGGCACTGGCTGAAAAACTCGCGACAGACCTTAGTGTGTCCTATACGTTAGACTACCATGAATTACTCGCCGATAATCGGATTCGTGCGGTTCTAATTGCGTCGCCCCCATTTATGCACTCACCAATGGCAGTCGATGCGGCGAACGCAGGCAAACACGTCTTTTCCGAAAAACCGATGGCACCTACGTTAGAGGCGTGCGACGCCATGATTGCCGCCGCAGCGGACAACGGGGTCAAACTTACGATCGGTTTGGTGTGTCGTTACCACGGCACACATTCCGTTGTTCGCGAAATCGTGCAGAGTGGAGAACTGGGTGCCCCCGCCTGTATGATGGTGCATCGCATCGGCGGACCGTGGAGCAGCGGATATAGTCACACCCCGTGGCGACTGGAACGTGCGAAGTCTGGTGGGACCCTCATGGAAATCAACGCCCATGAAATAGACTTTATGCGGTGGACGTGTGGTGATGTCACTGCTGTCTATGCCGCCGGCGGACAATACGGACCCGATAAGAGCGACTATCCTGATGTCGTGCTGGCTTCCTTGCAATTTGCAAACGGAGCCGTTGGATTGCTCCACTCCAGTCATGTCTCCGCTGTCGGTGGGTATGGCGGACGCGTCGATTGTGAAGGCGGTTCCATCTATTTTCCACAGACCTGGGGGGGCGATGCGACTATCCAGATTAAACCTTTTGAGGGTGAAGGACGAGAGATTAAAGTGGCGGATATTAACGTGCCGCCGCCCGTTCAAGAAGAGATTCGCGTTTTCGTAGACGCAATCCGTAACGATACACAACCCCCTATCACAGGGTTAGACGGTCGTGCTGCCGCTGAAATCGCGTTAGCCGCATACCAATCTGTTGAGAGCGGACAATCTGTTCCGTTGCCCCTTTAA
- a CDS encoding TIM barrel protein — protein MRISVWDVGLSDSYLKQVTQLGADCIDFGGGNAFPGVEEQGYPDLDEVLKIKKRIRSWGLDINRVTLPNITEKFMQGQPDGEKELENTCNALRVFAEAGVPIARQRFWGDTFDYLMTRYSSVHRGGYTSRGESRAATQDPPAIPTMEALDEWWKRFTEVYGALVPIADEYDIKLAIHPSDVPNPDTPLGSLGFHRVTDTFPSRNVGYLYCCGTRAEAGGSAIVLDEINNYGRKGRIFMVHLRNVRGSLATAGAFEEVLLDDGDMNAFKIVRELQKVGFDGCINADHIPKLEGDVGLAYSVGYIKALFAALAA, from the coding sequence ATGAGAATTTCAGTCTGGGATGTTGGACTTTCAGATAGCTACCTCAAACAGGTTACACAACTCGGTGCAGATTGCATCGACTTTGGAGGCGGTAACGCCTTCCCCGGAGTTGAAGAGCAGGGTTACCCCGACTTGGACGAAGTCCTGAAAATCAAGAAACGGATCCGTTCGTGGGGACTCGACATCAACCGCGTGACACTCCCGAACATCACAGAAAAGTTTATGCAGGGTCAACCCGATGGCGAAAAGGAATTAGAGAACACGTGTAACGCCCTCCGGGTTTTCGCGGAAGCCGGAGTCCCTATTGCACGCCAGCGGTTTTGGGGGGATACGTTTGACTACCTCATGACACGTTATTCATCCGTCCATCGAGGTGGTTATACCTCCCGCGGCGAAAGCCGTGCCGCAACCCAAGATCCACCCGCTATCCCAACGATGGAGGCACTCGACGAATGGTGGAAACGCTTCACCGAAGTCTACGGTGCGCTCGTCCCTATCGCCGACGAATACGACATAAAACTCGCGATTCATCCGTCAGACGTGCCGAATCCGGACACACCGCTCGGCAGTCTCGGTTTCCACCGTGTCACGGACACCTTCCCCAGCAGAAACGTTGGCTATCTTTATTGTTGTGGCACGCGTGCGGAAGCCGGCGGGAGTGCGATTGTCCTTGACGAAATCAACAACTACGGACGTAAAGGACGTATCTTCATGGTTCACCTACGGAACGTCCGCGGTAGCCTCGCAACAGCCGGTGCGTTTGAGGAAGTCCTGCTCGATGACGGGGATATGAACGCCTTCAAAATCGTCCGAGAACTCCAAAAGGTCGGATTTGACGGATGCATCAACGCCGATCACATCCCGAAATTGGAGGGTGATGTTGGGTTAGCTTATTCTGTCGGCTACATCAAGGCACTTTTCGCAGCATTGGCGGCATAA
- a CDS encoding peptidoglycan bridge formation glycyltransferase FemA/FemB family protein — MYSLDPLTPQNQEKWDTILRQCPEMTAFQSLAWRDALATTFSQFTPTYLLINQDDAVIGGLPAFVFQPIPGIRLWHSMPWNLFGGIHLIESTQINPETLIKSIEATAATEGWCEIRWTLTPKCTKRDGDLFTEMGYERTNHFTHLLQTDGDVESLWHAYNKRVRGAVRKAEKSGVTVTDTDSEGALSTFYDMYLMTVKRLGGTPKPRAFMQALLDRKIAKLAIATYHGTIIAGLLYLHFNKTVTLWCEASVPAFLKYRPNNAIFHHIITRACCEQYEWVDFGASPPENTGLIAHKEQYRAVRTDFASYTKVVSPLKKALWTKSEGALRQIYTWMQQI; from the coding sequence ATGTATAGTTTAGATCCTTTGACCCCTCAAAATCAGGAGAAGTGGGATACTATTCTTCGGCAATGTCCAGAGATGACCGCCTTCCAAAGCCTCGCGTGGCGGGATGCATTAGCGACCACATTCAGCCAATTCACCCCAACTTACCTACTCATCAATCAAGATGACGCAGTGATAGGTGGGCTGCCTGCCTTCGTTTTTCAACCGATACCCGGTATCCGTCTATGGCACTCAATGCCGTGGAATCTGTTTGGGGGTATCCACCTTATTGAATCAACGCAAATTAACCCTGAAACCCTGATAAAGTCCATTGAAGCCACAGCAGCGACAGAGGGGTGGTGTGAAATCCGTTGGACATTGACCCCTAAGTGCACCAAGAGGGACGGTGATCTTTTCACTGAAATGGGCTACGAACGGACAAACCATTTCACACATCTTTTGCAAACAGACGGAGATGTTGAATCCCTCTGGCATGCTTACAATAAACGGGTCCGGGGCGCGGTCCGAAAGGCAGAGAAATCGGGCGTGACAGTCACGGATACAGACAGTGAAGGGGCTTTATCCACGTTTTACGACATGTATCTTATGACAGTGAAACGGTTAGGGGGCACCCCGAAGCCGCGTGCGTTTATGCAAGCCCTCCTGGATCGGAAAATCGCCAAGCTTGCCATTGCCACATATCACGGCACAATTATCGCAGGACTGCTCTATCTACACTTCAATAAGACTGTAACGTTGTGGTGTGAAGCATCCGTGCCAGCGTTCTTGAAATACCGCCCTAACAACGCGATTTTCCACCACATTATCACACGGGCGTGTTGTGAGCAATACGAATGGGTGGATTTCGGGGCATCGCCGCCAGAGAACACAGGGTTAATTGCGCATAAGGAACAGTATCGCGCCGTCCGAACAGACTTCGCCAGTTACACGAAGGTCGTTTCGCCACTGAAAAAGGCGTTGTGGACAAAGAGTGAAGGCGCACTTCGCCAAATTTACACATGGATGCAGCAGATTTAG
- a CDS encoding sulfatase: MERKPNLIFVFGDQHRQCDVGCAGNPQVQTPAMDQLAQEGMFFPNTFTNVPICVPARGCLMTGKYPLNHKAVSNDLPLPLTETGIAEVFKAADYATGYIGKWHLGGMPRDKFITPEMRFGFDHWIGWNCHHDYFNAPYHDSEGNRFQIDGYEPEFQTDKAIDYCREHADEPFCLYMSWGPPHNPYPHVPERYKEMYPPDQIQLRPNAVDTPETREDLSGYYAHITALDENLGRLMAALDDIGIADDTILVYTSDHGDMLGSHGHVRKERPWEESARIPFMIRWPRRIPAGVTRDTLLSLVDFMPSMLSLCDLQIPEGVEGIDLSEAMLGNTIDEPQSVLLEVPLHGSEGFNFGIREWRGVRTHRYTYARHYDGTGWLLYDNDNDPYQMNNLIDDEDSQDLRTELEADLQRWLTRVNDPCLSGLDHIRQLGLSELWNISEQRFGGRNPRWA; the protein is encoded by the coding sequence ATGGAACGTAAACCCAATTTAATCTTTGTTTTCGGCGACCAGCATCGCCAATGTGATGTTGGATGCGCAGGCAACCCGCAAGTCCAAACGCCTGCGATGGATCAACTCGCACAGGAAGGTATGTTTTTTCCGAATACCTTCACCAATGTCCCGATATGTGTGCCGGCGCGTGGATGCCTGATGACAGGTAAATACCCTTTGAACCACAAAGCCGTTTCTAACGATCTGCCGCTTCCTTTGACGGAGACCGGCATTGCGGAAGTCTTCAAAGCAGCGGATTATGCCACGGGTTACATCGGTAAATGGCACCTCGGCGGCATGCCGAGAGACAAGTTCATCACACCTGAGATGCGGTTTGGCTTCGATCATTGGATCGGATGGAATTGTCACCACGACTATTTCAATGCCCCGTATCACGACTCCGAGGGCAATCGGTTCCAGATTGATGGTTACGAACCGGAGTTCCAAACCGATAAAGCGATTGATTACTGCCGAGAACATGCCGATGAACCCTTCTGCCTCTATATGAGTTGGGGACCGCCACATAACCCATACCCACACGTGCCCGAACGCTACAAGGAGATGTATCCACCAGACCAGATTCAGTTGCGTCCGAACGCCGTGGATACACCGGAGACCCGGGAGGATCTTTCCGGCTACTACGCGCATATCACTGCGCTGGATGAAAATCTCGGACGTTTGATGGCTGCGCTCGACGACATCGGTATCGCTGACGATACGATCCTTGTCTACACCTCTGACCACGGGGATATGCTCGGTAGCCACGGACACGTCAGAAAAGAACGTCCATGGGAAGAATCCGCCCGTATTCCTTTCATGATCCGCTGGCCCCGCAGAATCCCAGCAGGTGTTACTCGCGACACCTTGCTCAGTCTCGTTGACTTTATGCCGTCAATGCTGTCGCTGTGCGATTTGCAGATTCCAGAAGGCGTAGAGGGGATCGACCTCTCAGAAGCGATGCTTGGTAATACGATTGACGAACCACAATCTGTCCTACTTGAAGTCCCGTTGCACGGCAGTGAAGGTTTCAACTTCGGTATCCGCGAGTGGCGTGGTGTCCGCACGCATCGCTACACTTATGCCCGTCATTACGACGGAACGGGGTGGCTGCTTTACGATAACGACAACGATCCGTATCAGATGAACAACCTCATTGACGACGAAGATTCGCAAGACCTCCGCACAGAACTCGAAGCGGACCTTCAACGGTGGCTCACCCGCGTAAACGATCCATGTTTGTCCGGACTGGATCACATCCGGCAACTGGGGTTGTCGGAGTTATGGAATATCAGCGAACAGCGGTTCGGTGGAAGAAATCCACGCTGGGCATAA
- a CDS encoding phosphodiesterase, producing MVKKMKKRVLIIGWDCAAPELVFDAFKADMPNTRRLMAEGIYGELESTIPPITVPAWMCMMTSRDPGELGIYGFRNRKDYSYDALSIANAHAIKVPTLWDLLGQAGKKSVVLGVPLTYPAKPFPGWMVTSFLTPNLNSQWTFPRRLSREIAQVASDYMIDIPNFRTDRRAELAQQLLKMTAERFKLARYLLETKDWDLFTMVEMGSDRLQHAFWRFWDKTHPKYEPNSPFSETMRNYYRALDAELGETLACVDEDTTVMIVSDHGAKRMDGGICINEWLRKHGYLTLKTEPQGITRWTADLVDWEKTKVWGEGGYYGRIFINVEGREPHGTVSAGDYENVRDELKAHLEAIVDEVGVNIGTRVFKPEEVYRECRNIAPDLIVYFGNLFWRSVGSVGYNSIYTYENDTGPDDCNHAEMGMFIIKNGEQAQGLVAPKSLYDIAPTVLNEFGIDIPAAMQGYPM from the coding sequence ATGGTTAAAAAAATGAAGAAACGGGTACTCATTATCGGTTGGGATTGTGCCGCTCCTGAACTGGTCTTTGATGCTTTTAAAGCTGATATGCCCAACACACGTCGTTTGATGGCAGAAGGTATCTACGGCGAATTGGAAAGCACGATTCCCCCAATCACCGTGCCAGCATGGATGTGCATGATGACCAGCCGGGATCCGGGTGAACTCGGCATCTATGGGTTTCGCAACCGCAAGGACTATTCCTACGACGCACTCAGTATCGCCAACGCACACGCCATCAAGGTGCCAACGCTCTGGGATCTGTTAGGGCAAGCAGGAAAGAAATCTGTGGTTTTGGGAGTGCCACTCACCTATCCGGCGAAACCCTTTCCAGGATGGATGGTCACGAGCTTCCTCACCCCCAATCTCAACTCGCAATGGACCTTTCCCCGGCGACTGTCGCGGGAAATTGCACAAGTCGCAAGCGATTACATGATTGATATACCGAATTTTCGGACCGATCGGCGCGCCGAACTGGCGCAACAACTCCTCAAAATGACCGCCGAACGTTTCAAGCTCGCACGCTATCTGCTTGAAACAAAGGATTGGGACCTCTTTACAATGGTTGAAATGGGGTCGGATCGACTCCAGCACGCTTTCTGGCGGTTTTGGGATAAAACGCATCCAAAGTATGAACCGAACTCACCTTTCTCGGAAACGATGCGGAACTACTATCGCGCCCTCGATGCCGAACTCGGAGAAACGTTAGCGTGCGTAGATGAAGACACCACGGTCATGATTGTCTCTGATCATGGTGCCAAACGGATGGACGGGGGTATCTGCATCAATGAATGGCTCCGAAAGCACGGTTATTTGACGCTTAAAACCGAACCGCAAGGAATTACACGATGGACAGCGGATTTAGTGGATTGGGAAAAAACAAAGGTATGGGGTGAAGGCGGGTACTATGGGCGGATTTTCATAAACGTTGAAGGTAGAGAACCGCATGGAACTGTTAGTGCGGGAGACTATGAAAACGTCCGCGATGAATTGAAGGCGCACCTCGAAGCAATTGTAGACGAGGTGGGAGTTAACATCGGCACACGCGTTTTCAAACCTGAAGAGGTTTACCGAGAATGCCGAAACATCGCGCCGGATCTGATCGTCTACTTCGGTAATCTTTTCTGGCGTTCAGTCGGCAGCGTGGGATACAACAGCATCTATACCTACGAGAACGACACGGGTCCTGACGATTGCAACCACGCCGAGATGGGAATGTTCATCATAAAAAATGGGGAACAAGCACAAGGGCTGGTTGCTCCCAAAAGTCTGTACGATATTGCCCCGACAGTTCTGAATGAGTTCGGCATCGACATCCCAGCAGCAATGCAAGGGTATCCGATGTAG